One Elaeis guineensis isolate ETL-2024a chromosome 10, EG11, whole genome shotgun sequence genomic window carries:
- the LOC105052888 gene encoding LOW QUALITY PROTEIN: tetraketide alpha-pyrone reductase 1 (The sequence of the model RefSeq protein was modified relative to this genomic sequence to represent the inferred CDS: inserted 2 bases in 2 codons) → MEFVQLIVNDVVIFLKIVVWCHSIYTKLWCNRAQVHFHIYIMDMIPGTKGKVCVTGASGFIASWLVKRLLDSGYHVRGTVRDPGDYKKTSHLWELEGARERLQLVKADLMEEGSFDEAIMGCKGVFHIASPVLRDHTDPKVGILDPAINGTLNVLRSCKKTXALKRVVLTSSSSTVRIKEDIXPKVPLDETSWSSLELCERLQLWYALAKILAEKAAWEFARENNIDLVTVLPAFVIGPSLPHDLCLTASDVLGLLRGDNERFSLHGRMGYVHIDDVARCHILVYEDAKAHGRYLCSSPVLDNHELAGIIAKRYPSLPIPKRFKNYYGKTPYYEFNTSKLQDLGFMFRGIEEMFDDCIRSLKEHGYHLDC, encoded by the exons ATGGAATTTGTACAACTAATTGTAAATGATGtggtaatttttttaaagattgt AGTCTGGTGCCACTCCATATATACAAAGCTGTGGTGCAACAGAGCTCAAGTGCATTTTCACATTTACATAATGGACATGATCCCTGGCACCAAAGGAAAAGTATGTGTGACGGGTGCCTCTGGCTTTATTGCTTCATGGCTTGTGAAGCGACTTCTTGATTCTGGATATCACGTGAGAGGAACAGTAAGAGACCCAG GAGATTACAAGAAAACTTCACACCTCTGGGAATTGGAAGGAGCAAGAGAGAGGCTTCAACTTGTGAAGGCTGATCTCATGGAAGAGGGCAGTTTTGATGAGGCTATCATGGGATGCAAGGGCGTCTTCCACATTGCATCTCCTGTCCTCAGAGACCACACTGATCCAAAG GTTGGAATTTTGGATCCTGCAATCAATGGCACCTTAAATGTATTACGATCATGCAAGAAGA AAGCACTTAAAAGGGTTGTTCTTACATCATCATCCTCTACTGTGAGAATAAAAGAGGACA ACCCTAAAGTACCCTTGGATGAGACATCATGGAGCTCTTTGGAACTTTGCGAAAGGCTCCAG CTATGGTATGCCCTGGCAAAAATTCTAGCAGAGAAGGCAGCTTGGGAATTTGCAAGGGAGAATAACATTGACCTTGTGACCGTGCTTCCAGCATTTGTCATAGGACCCAGTTTGCCCCATGACTTATGCCTAACTGCTTCAGATGTTCTTGGCTTGCTTAGAG GAGACAATGAGAGGTTTTCATTGCATGGCAGAATGGGATATGTTCATATTGATGATGTTGCACGCTGCCACATTCTAGTGTATGAAGATGCCAAAGCTCATGGGAGATACCTTTGCAGTTCTCCTGTTCTTGATAACCATGAATTAGCTGGCATAATTGCAAAGCGTTATCCATCGTTGCCCATTCCTAAAAG ATTTAAGAACTACTATGGAAAGACACCTTACTATGAGTTCAATACATCCAAGCTGCAGGACTTGGGCTTCATGTTTAGAGGTATAGAGGAGATGTTTGATGACTGCATCAGATCGCTCAAGGAACATGGCTATCATCTTGACTGCTAG
- the LOC140850759 gene encoding uncharacterized protein — translation MAVITATVTAVGPPPIPAQNPLSGRRIAFTTPLTYAGRLTRLLELHGANPLPVPTVAVEPTPRTLAAVEPYLHGRTLDSFAALAFTSRTGIAAFALALAAGGPPPLAEAGEPFTVAALGKDAELLHEGGFLSRLCRNTSRIKVLVPEIASPAGLVAALGDGLGRRVLCPVPTVVDLEEPPVIPTFVGDLEAAGWIPVRVPAYETRWAGPGCVEVLMKLKGTLDAMVFTSSAEVEGLMKGLEAAGWDWEKVIRRWPEILVGAHGPVTAKGVERFGVRVDVVSSRFSSFDGILEALASKLRASSVER, via the coding sequence ATGGCAGTGATAACGGCGACGGTAACGGCGGTGGGCCCGCCACCAATCCCCGCCCAAAACCCCCTCTCCGGCCGCCGGATTGCCTTCACCACCCCGCTAACTTACGCCGGGCGTCTCACCCGCCTCCTCGAGCTCCACGGTGCCAACCCACTCCCTGTCCCTACCGTCGCCGTCGAGCCCACCCCCCGCACACTCGCCGCCGTCGAACCCTACCTCCATGGCAGAACCCTAGACTCATTCGCCGCACTTGCTTTCACCTCCCGCACCGGCATCGCCGCCTTCGCCCTAGCCCTCGCCGCGGGCGGTCCGCCGCCGCTCGCCGAGGCCGGGGAGCCCTTCACGGTTGCCGCTCTCGGCAAAGACGCTGAGCTGCTCCATGAGGGGGGGTTCCTCTCCCGGCTTTGCAGGAACACTAGCCGGATTAAGGTTCTTGTGCCTGAGATCGCTTCTCCAGCGGGGCTCGTGGCGGCGCTGGGGGACGGATTGGGGAGGAGGGTCCTGTGCCCTGTGCCGACCGTCGTCGATCTGGAGGAGCCACCGGTGATCCCGACCTTCGTCGGGGATCTGGAGGCGGCGGGGTGGATTCCGGTGAGGGTTCCGGCGTACGAGACTCGGTGGGCGGGGCCCGGGTGTGTGGAAGTTTTGATGAAGTTGAAGGGAACATTGGATGCGATGGTGTTCACGAGCTCCGCGGAGGTGGAGGGGCTGATGAAGGGGTTGGAGGCGGCAGGGTGGGATTGGGAGAAGGTGATACGGCGGTGGCCTGAGATACTGGTCGGTGCGCACGGGCCGGTGACGGCCAAAGGGGTGGAGAGGTTCGGGGTGCGTGTGGATGTCGTGAGCTCGAGGTTTAGTAGCTTTGATGGAATCCTGGAAGCTCTTGCTTCAAAGTTGCGGGCTTCTAGCGTAGAAAGATGA